The DNA segment CGTGCCCTCACGCTCCGGATCCAACACGTGCTCCACCAGCCACTGCCGCGTCACCGCCTCCTGCGGCCTGCGCGCCAGCGCCGCGAGCAACTCGAACTCCACCCGCGTGAGTTCCACCGGCCGCCCCTGCACCTGCACCGTGTGCCCCTGCAGGTCGATGCGCAGCGGGCCCACCTCCACCACCGCCTGCTCCTTTTGCAATGTGGGCCGGCGCAGGCGCGCTCGCACGCGCTCCACCAGTTCCTCCGGCCAGAAGGGCTTCGTCATGTAGTCGTCCGCGCCCAGCCTCAGCGCCCGGACCTTGTCCAGCGTGTCGTTGCGCGCGCTCAGGATGAGCACCGGGACCTCCGAGAAGGTCCTCAGCGCCTTGAGCATGTCCAGGCCGTAGGTGCCCGGCAGCATCAGGTCCAACACCACGAGGCTCACGTCCGGCAGGTCTCCGGACACCAGCAGGCGGCCCTCGCGCCACCACACGGGATCGAAGCCCGCGCCGCGCAGGTGCCCGACAATCTGGGACCCGAGCTGGTCGTCATCCTCCACCAGCAGGATGCGGTCGCCCATGCGCCATGCCTCCCTTCGGACACACCACCCCGGAGGACTCCCCGGGGTGGCCCGGCTCACCCTATTTCAGGGCATGCCACCGTCGAAGCCAGGCGGGGGACCCATGCCACCGTCGCCGCCTGGAGGAGGACCGCCGGGCCCACCACCGCCGCCGCTGCCGCCCGGCATGGCGCAGGACGCGGTATTCAGCGAGGAGCGGACGACCAGCGTCTTGGACGCCAGCATCGCGCCGTCCGACATGCGCTGCGTGGCGAAGAGGTAGTCGCCCACCGCGTCTCCTGAGACCACCGTGTCGTTCTGGTTGGTCGTGTCGCGCTCGCCACGCGTGTTGTAGAGCGGCTGGCTGTTGACGATGTCGTCGCTCGTCGAGTCGTCGAAGAACAGCTGCGACGTGACGAACTCCTGGCCGTTCACCCGCACCGTGAAGTGGATGTGGATGGTGCGGCTGCTGTACCAACCGGGGAAGCACGTGTCGAAGTCCACGCGCCCGTTGGCGTCCGTGGTCCGCACCCCGCGGAACCACCGCGCCGCGCGGGCCGTCGCGTCTCCGGACGTGCAGAAGTCGCTTGCGTCCTCGCCGGAGTAGAGGCCTTCCGGGCCCGCGTGCCAGATGTCCACCGTGGCACCCGGGATGGGTTTGCAGGACTCATCCACGACGAGGAAGGCCAGGCGCACCGGCAGGCCTTCATGGCCCTCGCTGATGTCCTTGCGGTCCACCCTGGTCGCGTAGCAGGGCCCCAGCGTGGCTTCGCAAGCGAGGTTGCACACCGTGCCCAGGCCGGACGCGAACGGATCCGGATACGCGGCGGCGGCCGTCATCGCCGCGGTGCCGCCCGTGGCCCAGAAGCCCGGGTCCACCACTCCCGCGTCGGTGCCCGTGCCCGCGTCGGCTCCGGTGTTCGTGTCGCCGCCCGTCGTGTCGTCGCCTCCGCAGGCGACGAGTAGCTTCGCCACGGGAACCGCGGCCAGCGACAGGCCAATGCCTCGCAAGATGCTCCGGCGCGTGATGACCTTGGGGGAAAGGTCCTGAGGGGATTCGCTCTTCATCCGGGGTTCCTCCGGGAGCTCGGGAGCCAGGGGCGGCGAGAGTTCCGCCCTCGGGGCCGCCCGGGGCTGACCGGACGGCGAACCGGGTTATCTCGGGAGAACCTTAAGCAATCCTTGCGCGGAAGGTCCGCGACTCAGGAAAAGCGCACGCGGAAGGCGGCGAGCAGTGGACCCGCTGCCCGTCCGTCCGCCGTGGAGCGGGGACCGCCTTCGGGGAGCGTCGTGCCCAGTTCCTCCAGCGCGGGCTTCATGGAGTCGAAGGCGTGGAGCGCCTCCGCCGCGTTGTCGAAGAAGCGCGGATGCAACAACCAACCGGAGATGCCGCAGGTGACGACATGGAAGGACCGCGAGTCATCCGACTCGTAGGTCAGGCGCAGGAGGCCGCGGAAGCCCTCGTCCCGCACGATGGTGCCGCCCTGGCTGCCCATGCCGCCGAGCGTCGCGCCGCCCTCGTAGTCGCTCCAGCCTGAGTCCGCGTTCATGCCCCACGCATAGCACCCCAAGGGCTGACACGGGCGGCG comes from the Corallococcus exiguus genome and includes:
- a CDS encoding response regulator transcription factor gives rise to the protein MGDRILLVEDDDQLGSQIVGHLRGAGFDPVWWREGRLLVSGDLPDVSLVVLDLMLPGTYGLDMLKALRTFSEVPVLILSARNDTLDKVRALRLGADDYMTKPFWPEELVERVRARLRRPTLQKEQAVVEVGPLRIDLQGHTVQVQGRPVELTRVEFELLAALARRPQEAVTRQWLVEHVLDPEREGTERTLDVHVSRLRRKLGPVKCVETVWGVGYRLVPGEDA
- a CDS encoding dioxygenase family protein; translation: MKSESPQDLSPKVITRRSILRGIGLSLAAVPVAKLLVACGGDDTTGGDTNTGADAGTGTDAGVVDPGFWATGGTAAMTAAAAYPDPFASGLGTVCNLACEATLGPCYATRVDRKDISEGHEGLPVRLAFLVVDESCKPIPGATVDIWHAGPEGLYSGEDASDFCTSGDATARAARWFRGVRTTDANGRVDFDTCFPGWYSSRTIHIHFTVRVNGQEFVTSQLFFDDSTSDDIVNSQPLYNTRGERDTTNQNDTVVSGDAVGDYLFATQRMSDGAMLASKTLVVRSSLNTASCAMPGGSGGGGGPGGPPPGGDGGMGPPPGFDGGMP